Within the Nitrospiria bacterium genome, the region GGCCGCGGGGCTGTTTTCCAGAACATCGGTCACCAACGCGCCATGGGCCTCCGGCAAGGCGAACTGCTTGGCCAATTCCGGGGAAACCTCCTGGATGGAGACGCCCAACCATCCCCGGACCACTTTACCGGTCTTAACCAAGCTATCCATAACGGACTTCGTCATATTGCTGGGAACCGCAAACCCGACTCCCATGTATCCCCCGCTCTGACTAAAAATGGCCGTATTGATCCCGATCAGTTCGCCGCGAACATTGACGAGGGCTCCTCCCGAGTTCCCCGGATTGATGGCGGCATCGGTCTGAATGAAATCTTCGTATTCCGCAATCCCGACGTTTGCCCGTCCGACGGCGCTGACGATCCCCATCGTAACGGTTTGATTCAGGCCGAAGGGATTGCCGATGGCCAGAACGTACTCGCCAACCTGCAGTTTATCGGAATCGCCCCAAGGGATGACGGGCAGGTCCTTGGCATTGATCTTGACGACCGCGATATCGGTTTTCGGATCGGTGCCGACCACCTTGCCCTTGAACTCCCGCTTATCGCCCAAAAGCACCTTGATCTCGTCCGCCTTGGCCACGACGTGGTTATTGGTTACGATCAGGCCGTTGGGATCGACGATCACACCCGATCCCAGACTCTGCTCCCGTTGTTCCCGAGGGACCTCAAACTGTCGAGAGAATTCGTCTCCAAAAAATTGACGGAAGAACGGGTCTTGAAAGAAGGGCGTCATGGGTGTCCCCGAAGGACTCTTAATCACGCGGGTAGTCGAAATATTGACGACGGCCGGCGTTGCGGCCTTGGCCACCGCGACAAAACCCTGATCCGCTGGTGAAGCGGCGATACTCTCCGCCATACGCGGCGGAGATGAAGACGGCGCGGATGAACTGGATAGCCCAAACGGCAACCGACCTTCATTGGCCGAAAGGATCAATCCAACGACAACGCCCAGACTTAAGAAAATGCCGGCCACCAATCCTGTCAGGAAAATTTTATGCCCAATTAATCTCTTTATCATCGCCCTTCTCCTAATAAAGTAATTCGTCCTTGCTTGCATACAAATTATAATAAATCGCAAACGGAA harbors:
- a CDS encoding DegQ family serine endoprotease, which produces MIKRLIGHKIFLTGLVAGIFLSLGVVVGLILSANEGRLPFGLSSSSAPSSSPPRMAESIAASPADQGFVAVAKAATPAVVNISTTRVIKSPSGTPMTPFFQDPFFRQFFGDEFSRQFEVPREQREQSLGSGVIVDPNGLIVTNNHVVAKADEIKVLLGDKREFKGKVVGTDPKTDIAVVKINAKDLPVIPWGDSDKLQVGEYVLAIGNPFGLNQTVTMGIVSAVGRANVGIAEYEDFIQTDAAINPGNSGGALVNVRGELIGINTAIFSQSGGYMGVGFAVPSNMTKSVMDSLVKTGKVVRGWLGVSIQEVSPELAKQFALPEAHGALVTDVLENSPAAKAGLQQGDVIISYDGKPVENTGTLRNHVAQTPVGKTVKVGIIRDKKEKELDILIAEQPKEVARGQEEESSAAPDEETSTALSGMQVHDLTANMVQRYGLSKSDKGVIITQIDQGSTAADAGLREGDLIVEMNRQPVKSVKDYNRIAARIKKQDTVLFLINRQGRNSYFALKP